From the genome of Chania multitudinisentens RB-25, one region includes:
- a CDS encoding YebO family protein: MFDLGYGPSGLISIVVVILSVSLGLWVWFLVNRASVRANEQIHLLQEIAEQQRQQTALLKMLAQHTQGDKAPLDEDDLGPALSFKGFVPER; encoded by the coding sequence ATGTTCGATTTAGGTTATGGCCCATCTGGCCTGATATCCATTGTTGTTGTGATTTTGTCCGTGTCATTGGGGTTGTGGGTTTGGTTTCTGGTGAATCGAGCCAGTGTGCGTGCTAATGAACAGATTCACCTATTACAGGAAATTGCCGAGCAGCAGCGCCAGCAAACTGCATTGTTAAAAATGCTGGCACAACACACCCAGGGAGATAAAGCCCCGCTTGATGAGGATGACCTCGGCCCAGCCCTGAGTTTTAAAGGTTTTGTTCCAGAACGTTAA
- a CDS encoding DUF2766 family protein: MSEILSNDQELVSDLVACQLVIKQILDVIDVIAPTEVREKMASQLKNIDFSTHPAGADPITKRAIEKAIALIEMKFNRE, translated from the coding sequence ATGTCTGAAATACTGAGCAACGATCAGGAATTGGTTTCTGATCTGGTTGCCTGCCAACTGGTTATCAAGCAGATTCTGGACGTGATCGACGTTATTGCGCCGACCGAAGTACGGGAAAAAATGGCTAGCCAATTGAAGAATATCGATTTTTCAACGCATCCTGCCGGTGCTGATCCCATCACTAAACGGGCGATAGAAAAAGCGATTGCGCTGATTGAGATGAAATTCAACCGAGAATAA
- the cspE gene encoding transcription antiterminator/RNA stability regulator CspE — translation MAKIKGQVKWFNESKGFGFITPADGSKDVFVHFSAIQGNGFKTLAEGQNVEFEIQDGQKGPSAVNVTAI, via the coding sequence ATGGCAAAGATCAAAGGTCAAGTTAAGTGGTTCAACGAGTCTAAAGGTTTCGGTTTCATCACTCCGGCTGACGGTAGCAAAGATGTGTTCGTACACTTCTCTGCAATCCAGGGTAACGGTTTCAAAACCCTGGCTGAAGGCCAGAACGTTGAATTCGAAATCCAAGATGGCCAGAAAGGCCCATCAGCAGTAAACGTTACTGCTATCTAA
- the mgrB gene encoding PhoP/PhoQ regulator MgrB: MIVAALIACLFFYLLALDRYCDQGGEFAYGICSLTRLVPW; encoded by the coding sequence GTGATCGTGGCGGCTCTGATAGCTTGCTTGTTCTTCTATCTGCTCGCCTTGGATAGATATTGTGATCAAGGAGGTGAGTTTGCCTATGGTATCTGCTCGCTCACACGGCTCGTCCCTTGGTAA
- the fos gene encoding fosfomycin resistance glutathione transferase codes for MLSGLNHLTLAVSDVERSFDFYVNLLGFSPKARWQQGAYLTLGELWLCLSLDDMRNRQAERNYTHYAFSVAPADFASIAAHLRTHGVKEWKNNHSEGESLYFLDPDRHALEIHCGDLASRLAACRENPYQGMVFY; via the coding sequence ATGTTATCTGGACTTAATCACCTGACGTTAGCAGTCAGCGACGTTGAACGCAGTTTTGATTTTTATGTCAACCTATTGGGCTTTAGCCCTAAGGCGCGTTGGCAGCAGGGAGCTTATCTGACATTGGGTGAATTGTGGTTATGCTTGTCATTGGATGATATGCGCAATCGGCAGGCTGAGCGTAATTATACTCATTATGCTTTTAGCGTAGCCCCCGCAGATTTCGCAAGCATTGCCGCACATTTGCGTACCCATGGTGTAAAAGAGTGGAAAAATAACCATAGCGAAGGAGAATCGCTGTATTTTCTCGATCCCGATCGGCATGCGCTGGAAATCCATTGCGGTGATCTGGCCAGCCGTCTGGCGGCCTGCCGAGAGAATCCCTATCAGGGCATGGTGTTTTACTGA
- a CDS encoding phage protein NinX family protein, which produces MIEWYKESDAEVNRSIALMTGEDPAKWYPYGGVKGKDYCKNPSDAWPIICANNISLNVISQGENPQWQASISTLRGEWQAGSSSPLRAAMICFLLSQQDPVQAQ; this is translated from the coding sequence ATGATTGAATGGTATAAAGAAAGCGACGCTGAAGTGAACCGCAGTATCGCGTTAATGACCGGGGAAGACCCGGCAAAATGGTATCCTTACGGCGGTGTGAAAGGTAAAGACTATTGCAAGAACCCTTCGGATGCCTGGCCTATCATCTGTGCCAACAACATCAGTCTTAATGTCATCAGCCAAGGTGAGAATCCACAGTGGCAGGCCAGCATCTCCACCTTACGTGGCGAGTGGCAAGCAGGGAGCAGCAGCCCACTGCGAGCTGCCATGATTTGTTTTCTGCTGAGTCAGCAGGATCCTGTTCAGGCCCAATAA
- a CDS encoding helix-turn-helix domain-containing protein produces MIQEHHLSLVCALSKWVETHLGRVIHLEELAEYSGYSLWHMQKLFKEATGISLGKYIRERRLAGAVYQLRSSEASIFDIALDFGFGSQSHFTYMFRKRFNITPYDFRQDLSVDLHIAPPLHIIHQKMA; encoded by the coding sequence ATGATACAAGAACACCATCTCTCATTAGTCTGCGCCCTGAGCAAATGGGTTGAAACGCACCTCGGACGAGTCATCCATCTGGAAGAGTTGGCCGAATATTCCGGCTACTCACTGTGGCATATGCAGAAGTTGTTCAAAGAAGCGACCGGCATCTCTTTGGGTAAATATATTCGCGAACGCCGCCTCGCCGGAGCGGTCTACCAGTTGCGCAGCAGTGAAGCTTCAATTTTTGATATCGCGCTGGATTTCGGCTTCGGCTCTCAGTCGCATTTCACTTACATGTTCAGAAAACGTTTTAATATCACGCCTTATGATTTCCGCCAGGATCTGAGCGTGGATCTGCACATCGCTCCCCCATTGCACATCATTCACCAGAAAATGGCCTGA
- a CDS encoding MBL fold metallo-hydrolase: protein MKITNRYYDATKEHHTPQGFCNPEPTLHQKGDLKRWQEERKKLGLPKPPQAGYEQFIQRWWQAADLKGSQDSVWWLGHASVLLRLSGRYVLIDPVLSYRASPLSFYGPKRQTPPPVTIQQLPAVDVVLISHNHYDHLDRRTIRELTKRFRQATFIVPLGLKRWFSHYPAKRVIELDWWESVTLDEMTFHATPARHWSMRTPWDRNRSLWCGWVVHHPALRFYFSGDSGYSKRLVDIGTRLGPFDIAALPIGAYAPRWFMEEQHMDPEQSVMLYQQLNYPRVIPIHWGVFELADESLDEPPQQLDRALNAAGIEQHRFYPLKIGERIDLDIPF from the coding sequence ATGAAGATTACTAATCGTTATTACGATGCCACTAAAGAGCACCATACCCCACAAGGATTTTGTAATCCTGAGCCGACGCTACATCAAAAGGGGGATCTTAAACGCTGGCAGGAAGAGCGTAAAAAGTTGGGTTTACCTAAGCCACCGCAGGCTGGTTATGAGCAGTTTATCCAGCGTTGGTGGCAAGCAGCCGATCTCAAGGGCAGCCAGGATAGCGTTTGGTGGCTCGGCCATGCTTCGGTTTTGCTGCGTTTGAGCGGGCGTTATGTATTGATTGACCCGGTCTTGTCATATCGAGCTTCACCTTTGAGTTTTTATGGCCCAAAACGTCAGACGCCTCCCCCGGTGACGATCCAGCAGTTACCTGCGGTGGATGTGGTACTGATTTCCCATAATCATTATGATCATTTGGACCGGCGCACCATCAGGGAACTGACGAAGCGTTTCCGCCAGGCTACTTTTATTGTGCCGCTGGGGCTCAAACGCTGGTTCAGTCATTACCCCGCCAAACGGGTGATTGAGCTGGATTGGTGGGAAAGCGTGACATTGGATGAAATGACATTTCATGCCACGCCAGCGCGCCATTGGAGCATGCGTACACCTTGGGATCGCAACCGTTCTCTGTGGTGTGGCTGGGTTGTTCATCATCCGGCACTGCGTTTTTATTTCTCTGGTGACAGCGGTTACTCCAAGAGGTTGGTTGATATTGGTACCAGGCTAGGGCCATTTGACATCGCCGCCTTACCGATTGGCGCTTATGCACCAAGGTGGTTCATGGAGGAACAACATATGGACCCTGAACAGTCGGTTATGCTGTATCAGCAATTAAATTACCCACGGGTCATTCCCATTCACTGGGGGGTTTTTGAATTGGCCGATGAGTCTTTAGATGAGCCACCTCAGCAATTGGATCGGGCACTGAATGCGGCAGGAATTGAGCAGCATCGTTTTTATCCGCTGAAAATTGGTGAACGGATTGATCTGGATATCCCCTTTTGA
- a CDS encoding DUF2627 domain-containing protein, with protein MCGIFSKEVLSKDVSVEYRFSADPYLSASSSNDSSLSM; from the coding sequence ATGTGTGGCATTTTCAGTAAAGAAGTTCTGAGTAAAGACGTTAGCGTTGAATACCGCTTCTCTGCCGATCCTTATCTTAGTGCCTCAAGCAGTAACGACTCTAGTTTGTCTATGTAA